Proteins from one Anopheles nili chromosome 2, idAnoNiliSN_F5_01, whole genome shotgun sequence genomic window:
- the LOC128729030 gene encoding pantothenate kinase 3, which produces MSYTESGIGGLSGSGSHRTGCSTSPKVPSPGRKTNRRGQMRGASTITSSFSSAGSIPSILSCVSSTNSASGGGQQHSLRRQRRSKRHPTVPVTGGNRRIKPSRADVNAESDNDSQWSDEILSDTTEHSIEGPVSMPWFGMDIGGTLTKLVYFEPKDITPGELDQEATILRNIRRYLTKNSAYGNTGHRDIHLQMDNVMIRGRRGSLHFIRFPTSEMISFLELARSKGMAQLVTTVCATGGGAFKFEEDFRGIVNMKLAKFDELDALIRGILFTETHNPQECYYWENANESSSTKKKFDFSQPYPFILVNVGSGVSVLAVRGPDNYKRISGTSLGGGTFLGLCCLLTGCETFEEAIQLATTGDNKKVDKLVKDIYGGDYERFGLPGELVASSFGQMHLSERRQSVSKEDLAHAILVTITNNIGSIARMCASNEKIGKVVFVGNFLRVNPISMKMLAYAMDYWSKGTLKALFLEHEGYFGAVGCLLQFNGELHAQVGDLLT; this is translated from the exons ATGTCCTACACCGAGAGTGGCATCGGTGGGCTGAGCGGTAGCGGTTCCCACAGGACGGGATGTTCGACCAGTCCGAAGGTTCCGTCACCCGGTCGCAAAACGAACCGGCGAGGACAAATGCGCGGTGCGTCGACCATCacgtcgtccttttcgtcggCCGGTTCCATCCCTTCGATACTGTCCTGCGTGTCCTCGACGAACAGTGCCTCAGGCGGTGGTCAACAACATTCCCTACGCAGACAACGCCGTTCCAAACGACACCCAACCGTGCCGGTGACTGGTGGAAATCGACGGATAAAGCCTTCGCGGGCTGACGTGAATGCTGAATCCGACAACGATTCGCAATGGTCCGACGAGATCCTGTCCGATACAACAGAACATTCCATTGAAGGACCAGTGT CGATGCCATGGTTCGGTATGGACATCGGGGGCACGCTGACGAAGTTGGTGTATTTCGAGCCGAAGGACATCACCCCAGGCGAGCTGGATCAGGAGGCAACGATCTTGCGCAACATTCGACGCTACCTCACGAAGAACTCCGCCTACGGTAATACCGGCCACCGGGACATCCACCTGCAGATGGACAACGTGATGATCCGGGGCCGGCGCGGCTCGTTGCACTTCATTCGGTTCCCAACGTCTGAGATGATCAGCTTCCTGGAACTCGCCCGATCTAAGGGTATGGCGCAGCTGGTAACCACGGTATGCGCGACCGGTGGAGGTGCCTTCAAGTTTGAGGAAGATTTCCGAGGGATCGTCAACATGAAGCTGGCCAAGTTCGACGAACTGGATGCCCTGATCAGGGGCATTCTTTTTACAGAAACGCACAATCCGCAGGAATGCTACTACTGGGAGAATGCCAACGAAAGCAG taGTACGAAGAAAAAGTTTGACTTCAGCCAACCGTACCCGTTTATACTGGTGAACGTTGGCTCGGGCGTGTCGGTCCTGGCGGTGCGTGGTCCCGACAACTACAAGCGCATCTCCGGCACAAGCTTGGGTGGCGGTACATTCCTGGGCCTGTGCTGTTTGCTCACCGGCTGTGAAACATTCGAGGAAGCAATACAATTAGCGACGACGGGCGACAACAAGAAGGTAGATAAGTTAGTTAAAGACATTTACGGTGGCGACTACGAGCGTTTTGGCCTGCCCGGCGAACTGGTCGCTTCGAG TTTCGGACAAATGCACCTATCGGAGCGAAGGCAGAGCGTGAGCAAAGAGGATTTGGCTCACGCGATCCTTGTGACGATCACCAACAACATCGGTTCGATCGCGCGCATGTGCGCCAGCAATGAGAAGATAGGAAAG GTGGTGTTTGTGGGAAATTTCCTGCGCGTGAACCCAATTTCGATGAAGATGCTGGCGTACGCCATGGATTACTGGTCGAAAGGAACGCTCAAAGCCCTGTTCCTGGAGCACGAGGGTTACTTCGGTGCTGTCGGTTGCCTTTTGCAGTTCAACGGTGAATTGCATGCACAAGTCGGTGATTTACTTACTTAG